Proteins encoded in a region of the Cheilinus undulatus linkage group 8, ASM1832078v1, whole genome shotgun sequence genome:
- the LOC121513194 gene encoding hepcidin-like: MSCRWYKYLHMILSPTSDRGTVKGVAHKQNFLKMKTFSVAVAVAITLTFICVQESSAAPLPQGFEWPPPQLPSFDFGIREPEPSFSDKIMDRINNHDTPCGPYVGGGGIGIRCRW, translated from the exons ATGTCCTGTAGATGGTACAAATATCTGCACATGATCTTGTCCCCAACATCAGACAGAGGGACAGTCAAAGGAGTTGCTCACAAACAGAACTTCTTGAAGATGAAGACGTTCAGTGTAGCAGTTGCTGTGGCCATCACGCTGACATTTATTTGTGTTCAGGAGAGCTCTGCTGCTCCTCTACCTCAG GGATTTGAGTGGCCACCACCTCAG TTACCTTCCTTTGACTTTGGCATTCGAGAACCAGAGCCTTCCTTCTCTGACAAGATAATG GATCGTATCAACAACCATGATACACCCTGTGGCCCATATGTTGGTGGTGGGGGTATTGGCATAAGATGCCGATGGTGA